From one Rosa rugosa chromosome 4, drRosRugo1.1, whole genome shotgun sequence genomic stretch:
- the LOC133744534 gene encoding uncharacterized protein LOC133744534, whose amino-acid sequence MSGSSEPPKYTKTPLHVIQKRIAKLKQNSDIFDVQVSTPLQIRELELDSEGNRIEGGLEASTTSSDQSPPHTPHSPHQEPPNAPLPLLLPPPPPMALTIRQLSTSVIPLGGVPTGITYPAAAEGLTADFELKSGLLHRLPTFHGLPMEDPNNHLMEFQFICTSMKPQGADEHILKLKAFPFSLADKAKQWLYELPSGRITSWGDMMKAFLEKYFPTSRIIMLRKKISGIQQGQDESYADYYERFKSLTTQCPQHGLKTETLLTCFYDGLTSLERDMLDAASGGSFVDKEPAAGMILIENRALNQQQYGNSRSKITTTNREKVHEVSTLAQLEEKINKLTSLVSQGAQGQVMVCGVCSMQGHVSDQCPQLMESGGQEGVNAIGFQQGFQRPRNDPFSNTYNPGWRDHPNFRWKDNENVQNAPQGFQPRPQGFYQKPQPPNPTPFNSNFNSNASSSSNDELIRTLTKSTQALIAGQTHHGNQINAISTDVNEMKKQMSQVVEFMGKFHEQGKLPSGTIPNPHFEQAKVVTTRSGKTLVDLPKPPKKISTSILEEEEDPATSKAQMTSPPSNAKPNIQGHISNSFNSIIANPSSSPLPFPSRYAKSKKDEAEKAILETFKKVQINIPLLEAIKQIPKYAKFLK is encoded by the coding sequence ATGTCTGGATCGTCTGAACCACCCAAGTACACCAAAACGCCCCTTCACGTCATCCAAAAACGAATTGCAAAACTAAAGCAGAACTCGGACATCTTTGACGTTCAAGTCTCTACTCCACTTCAAATTCGTGAGCTTGAATTGGATAGTGAAGGGAACAGAATAGAGGGAGGATTAGAAGCTTCAACCACTTCATCTGATCAATCACCACCACATACACCACATTCACCACATCAAGAACCACCCAACGCCCCACTACCTTTGCttttaccaccaccaccaccaatggctcTCACCATAAGGCAACTCTCTACATCTGTCATCCCACTTGGGGGAGTACCGACTGGCATAACCTACCCTGCTGCAGCTGAGGGATTAACAGCTGATTTCGAGTTGAAGTCTGGGTTGCTTCATCGTCTTCCTACATTCCATGGACTCCCTATGGAAGATCCCAACAACCACTTGATGGAATTTCAGTTCATCTGTACTAGCATGAAGCCTCAAGGAGCTGATGAGCATATTTTGAAGTTGAaggccttcccattttcgttaGCTGACAAGGCAAAGCAATGGCTCTACGAGTTGCCTAGTGGACGAATTACATCTTGGGGAGACATGATGAAGGCGTTTCTTGAGAAGTACTTTCCTACATCTCGCATCATCATGTTAAGGAAGAAGATAAGTGGCATCCAACAAGGGCAAGATGAGTCCTACGCAGAttactatgagaggttcaagtcTCTCACCactcaatgccctcaacatggCTTGAAGACTGAGACcttgctcacttgtttttatGATGGGCTCACAAGCTTGGAACGAGACATGCTTGATGCAGCTTCTGGTGGATCGTTTGTTGACAAGGAGCCTGCAGCTGGAATGATCCTTATTGAGAATAGGGCcttgaatcaacaacaatatgggAACTCTAGGTCCAAAATCACCACCACAAATCGTGAAAAGGTCCATGAGGTAAGTACTTTAGCTCAATTGGAAgagaaaattaacaaacttaCTTCTCTTGTGTCTCAGGGAGCACAAGGACAAGTCATGGTGTGTGGAGTAtgttctatgcaagggcatgtgtctgaccaatgccctcaactcatggAAAGTGGAGGACAAGAAGGTGTCAACGCCATAGGTTTTCAACAAGGGTTCCAACGTCCTAGGAATGATCCATTCTCGAATACTTACAatcctggatggagggaccaccctAATTTCCGTTGGAAggacaatgagaatgttcaaaATGCACCTCAAGGGTTCCAACCACGTCCTCAAggcttttatcaaaagcctcaaCCTCCTAACCCTACTCCTTTTAATTCGAATTTTAATTcaaatgcttcttcttcttctaatgatgAATTGATCCGAACTCTAACTAAATCTACTCAAGCTCTGATTGCAGGTCAAACTCATCATGGGAATCAAATCAATGCTATATCTACGGATGTCAATGAGATGAAGAAGCAAATGAGTCAAGTTGTGGAGTTTATGGGTAAGTTTCATGAGCAAGGAAAGCTACCAAGTGGTACCATCCCAAATCCTCACTTTGAGCAAGCCAAAGTCGTCACTACAAGGAGTGGTAAGACCCTTGTAGACCTCCCTAAGCCTCCCAAGAAGATCTCAACGTCAATAttagaagaggaggaggaccctgcaacgtcaaAGGCTCAAATGACGTCTCCACCTTCCAATGCAAAACCGAATATTCAAGGACATATTTCTAACTCTTTCAATTCAATTATTGCtaatccatcttcttctcctttgccCTTCCCAAGCAGATATGCTAAGTCCAAGAAGGATGAGGCCGAAAAGGCCATCTTAGAAACCTTTAAAAAGGTGCAAATCAACATCCCTCTCCTTGAGGCCATCAAGCAAATTCCTAAGTATGCCAAATTCTTGAAGTAa